ggactgaatggcctccttttgtgctgtgatTTTATGAtctctttctcttttcccccccccccccaaatggctCCTTGTCGGAAGGTGAGAGACATTGTGGAACTGGTGTGTTCGTGGCAAGAAAGGGAAGTGAAACGTGCAACATTTTAAGCTGGTCTTGCATCTATAAGGAAGTGTCGAGGGTAGAAAGCCTAAATTCATAGAATCAaaagccccaagtttccacacgcggcaaaacaggcacccctccgagctgggcgcccgtttttcgcgccgaaaatggcgcctgaaaaaaaaacgcgctattctcgagcgccttgcagctcgatgtgtgcttggtgcggcgcccagggggcggagcctaccactcgcaccgattttgtaagtaggagggggcgggtgcaATTtacatgagtttttttggtgccggcaaccctgcgcgtgcgcgttggggcGTTCgcccacgcgcagtctgaagtaaacattggcactcggccattttaaaaagtgctgcagaaaaagttaaaatttgtttattgaacccttgcaaaggcttgcattttaattttcttgatatttctgtgtgtgagggagtgcattctgtaattaaagatagactgtgataaacgggacacatgcacttgtttgagactaatcaaattctttgtagctgttcaatttttaacattttttaataaaaccacattgcccttccatgatcagcactgaggcttcttgcagctttctccccctgccgtccgtcaggcccgacggcaagcggctgcctcaagtactgaggcttcctgcagccttctccctcccctcacccccccccccccctgccgtcggtcagtcccgacggcaaaccgctgcctgaaaggcctgcctgaagcactttcacacaggtaggaacatggtttatttaatattttcttagcttataaatttttattcaggttggatttatttgtataatatttgtataagtataactaaggatttattgtagaatttaatgacttcccttcctcccccccccacctcgttcccgacgcctaatttgtaacctgcgcctgatttttttttaatgtgtagacaaggttttttcaagcctacaaaaatcttcacttgctccattctaagttagtttggagtacgttttcaatgtggaaactttcaaatcaggtgtcagtggccggacacgcccccttttgaaaaaaaaaaattctgttcaaaagtgaaactgttctacctgactagaactgcagaaaacttaaatgtggaggattccgatttctaagatactccgttctccaccagttgctcctaaaaaatcaggagcaaatcatgtggaaacttggggcaaaagaacggttgcagcacagaaggccattgggcccattgagcctgtgctgactctcagccagtcccactcccttgccctttccccggagccctacaaatcttttttccttcaggtacttatccaaccccctttttgaaagccacgattgagtctgcctccaccaccctctcaggccgtgcattccagatcctaaccactcgctttgTAAATAAATGTTCCCTCGTgttgcctttgattcttctgccactcaccttaaatctgtgtcctctggttttcgactgTAAGAGTCACTGTCTTAAGATGTTTAAAATTCCTATATCGACACCCAGCCCCAAGCTGTTCAGCTTGCTGTTTGTCGTGATTTACTTCTCCGAGGTCTGGTTCAGCTGCTGAGAAAGTGGGGGCCCAGGGCTGGTAGGagtatcctcatcataggcagtccctcggaatcgaggaagacttgcttccactctaaaaatgagtccttaggtggctgaacagtccaatacgggaaccacagtccctgtcacaggtgggacagacagtggttgagggaaagggtgggtgggacaggtttgccgcacgctccttccgctgcctgcgcttggtttctgcaagctctcgccgacgagactcgaggtgctcggtgccctcctggatgcacttcctccacttagggcggtctttagccagggactcccaggtgttggtggagatgttgcacttaaactaatatggcaggggaatgggagccaatggagggagacagagggaaacaaaaaggagacaaaagcaaaaaacagaaaggagatgagaaaaattggagggcagagaaacgcaagacaaagaacaaaaagggccactgaacaacaaaattctaaaaggacaaagggtgttaaaaaaacaagcctgaaggctttgtgtcttaatgcaaggagtatccgtaataaggtggatgaattaactgtgcaaatagatgtaaacaaatatgatgtgattgggattacggagacgtggctccaggatgatcagggcttggaattcaacatccaggggtattcaacattcaggaaggatagaataaaaggaaaaggaggtggggtagcattgctggttaaagaggagattaatacaatagttaggaatgacattagcttgaatgatgtggaatctatatgggtagagctgcagaacaccaaagggcaaaaaaagttaatgggagttgtgtacagacctccaaatagtagtagtgatgttggagaggacatcaaacaagaaattatgggtgcatgcaataagggtgcagcagttataatgggtgactttaatatgcacatagattgggctaaccaaactggaagtaatacggtggaggaggatttcctggagtgcataagggatggttttctagaccaatatgtcgaggaaccaactaggagaggccatcttggactggatgttgtgtaatgagagaggatcaattggcaatctcgttgtgcgaggccccttggggaagagtgaccataatatggtggaattctgcattaggatggagaatgaaacagttaattcagagaccatggtccagaacttaaagaagggtaactttgaaggtatgaggcgtgaattggctaggattgattggcgaatgatgcttgaggggttgactgtggatgggcaatggcagacatttagagaccgcatgaatgaactacaacaattgtacattcctgtctggcataaaaataaaaaagcgaaagtgggtcaaccgtggctatcaagggaaatcagggatagtattaaagccaaggaagtggcatacaaattggccagaaatagcagcgaacccggagactgggagaaatttagaactcagcagaggaggacaaagggtttgattagggcagggaaaatggagtacgagaagaagcttgcagggaacattaagacggattgcaaaagtttctatagatatgtaaagagaaaaaggttaataaagacaaatgtaggtcccctgcagtcagaatcaggggaagtcataacggagaacaaagaaatggcggaccaattgaacaagtactttggttcggtattcactgaggaggacacaaacaacctttcggatataaaagtggtcagagagtctagtaaggaggaggaactgagggaaatccttattagtcggaaaattgatgggtttgaaggccgataaatctccaggactgatggactgcatcccagagtacttaaggaggtggccttggaaatagcagatacattgacagtcattttccaacattccattgactctggatcagttcctatggagtggagggtagccaatgtaaccccacttttttaaaaaaggagggagagagaaaacagggaattatagaccggtcagcctgacatcggtagtgggtaagatgatggaatcaattattaaggatgtcatagcagcacatttggaaagaggtgacatgataggtccaagtcagcatggatttgtgaaagggaaatcatgcttgacaaatcttctggaattttttgaggatgtttccagtagagtggacaagggagaaccatttgatgtggtatatttggactttcagaaggttttcgacaaggttccacacaagagattaatgtgcaaagttaaagcacatgggattggggggtagtgtgctgacatggattgagaaatggttgtcagacaggaagcaaagagtaggagtaaatgggtacttttcagattggcaggcagtgactagtggggtaccgcaaggttctgtgctggggccccagctgtttacattgtacattaatgatttagacgaggggattaaatgtaatatctccaaatttgcggatgacactaagttaggtggcagtgtgagttgcgaggaggatgctatgaggctgcagagcgacttggacaggttaggtgagtgggcaaatgcatggcagatgaagtataatgtggataaatgtgaggttgtccactttggtggtaaaaacagagagacagactattatctgaatggtgacagattaggaaaaggggaggtgcaacgagacctgggtgtcatggtacatcagtcattgaaagttggcatgcaggtacagcaggcggttaagaaagcaaatggcatgttggccttcatagcgaggggatttaagtacaggagcagggaggtgttgctacagttgtacagggccttggtgaggccacacctggagtattgtgtacagttttggtctcctaacctgaggaaggacattcttgctattgagggagtgcagcgaaggttcaccagactgattcccgggatggcgggactgacctatcaagaaagactaaatcaactgggcttgtattcactggagttcagaagaatgagaggggaccttatagaaacgtttaaaattctgacgggtttagacaggttagatgcaggaagaatgttcccgatgttggggaagtccagaaccaggggtcacagtctaaggataaggggtaagccatttaggaccgagatgaggagaaacgtcttcacccagagagtggtgaacctgtggaattctctactatagaaagttgttgaggccaattcactaaatatattcaaaaaggagttagtccttactactagggggatcaaggggtatggcaagaaagcaggaatggggtactgaagttgcatgttcagccatgaactcattgaatggcggtgcaggctcgaagggccgaatggccgactcctgcacctattttctatgtttatcagggagactttgagggtgtccttgtaacgttttctctgcccatcttttggcttgtttgctgtgaaggagttccgagtagagcgcttgctttgggagtctcgtgtctggcatgcgaacaatgtgtcccgcccaaaggagctggtcgagtgtggtcagtgcttcaatgctggggatgttggcctggtcgaggacgctaacgttgatgcgtctgtcctcccaggggatttgcaggatcttgcggagacgtcattggtggtatttctccaccgaCGTCTGGTGTGAGCAGATCCTAGGTGTCAATGCCGTGGGAGGAATGACCCAATCAGGTGTGGTATAAGATATTTGCCATGGCTCGAATACAAGTTATGGTTAAATGTAAGTGATAAAGTATTGCCTAAATTATCACAGGAACTGTGTGATGGTGTGCAGCAGCTGCAAGATCCGTATAACTCGAAAGACTGACCATgtcggggctcttttctccagagggCTGTGAGACGTGACCTGACACAGGTCTTTGCAATCAAGAAAGGGTTCAATCGGCTCGGGGGTCTCAGGGAGCGGGGGGTGATCTGAGTGAGTCCAGCCTCCACTGAATGGGTCTCTTTTGCCAAACCTTAGGACGCTGTCAAAATAATGGCGAAGGACTTGGTGCGGACACGGCGCTACGTGAAGAAGTTCATCATGATGAAGGCGAACATCCAGGCCGTGTCCCTGAAGATCCAGACGCTGAAGTCCAACAACACCATGGCCCAGGCCATGAAGGGAGTCACTAAGGCCATGGCCACCATGAACCAGCAGGTGAGGTTGGCTCCCTGGGACCTTGTGCTGCTGGAGAAGGCAGTGTTGGCGATTGGTTTGCGCCGTACCATCGGGGCgagcgcggggggtgggggggggagatggaaaCGCACGCACAGTTCTCTCTGTTGAATCTTTCGCTACTGTGAAATTATTTGTTCCCGAGAGTTTAGAGGAATTGACCTCATTGATATATctcaaattcttacagggcttgacagggtagatgcagggaggatgtttccccccccgggctggggagtctagaaccaggggtcacagtctcaggataaggggtcggccatttaggactgagatgaggaggaatttcttcactcagagggtggtgaatctttggaattctctgccccagagggctgtggaggctcagtctttgagtatattcaaggctgagatcaatagatttttggatattgagggaatcaagggatcagacgggaaagtggagttgaggtcgaagatcagccatgatcttattgaatggcggagcaggctcgaggggccgaatggccgactcctgatcctaattcttatgtttcaaaTGGTAAAGACTCCAACTTTATATTTATTCACAGTTTCTTTCACATAGGAAAACATCCCTAGGGGCTTCAGAGATGTGAGGAACatggaattaaaacagaaaatgctggaaatactcagtgggtcgggcagcatgtgtggcgagagaaacagagttaacgtttcgggtcgatgacctgagtatttcccgcctattctgtgtttttttttttaaatttcagatttccagcatccgcagtgttttgcttttgcggCGGAGAAATTAGGTGGGTGACTAAAAGCAATGGCGGTTtgtaagggtgggtggggggagggggtcttaAAAAGGAGGGGGGTTTGCGGAAGGAATCCAGAGAGCGGGATCTAGCTGTTGGTGGTGGGGCAATGATAGGAGGGGCAGTGCACAGGGAATTACAGTAACGGTGTGTTCGGGGACTGagttgtagaactggaggaggCTACACAGATGTTGAGGAATTTAAATAAAGGGAGTGAAGagtttttggggagcgggcggggaagtggagttgaggccaagatcagatcagccatgatctcattgattggtggatcaggttcgaggggccgaatggccgactcctgcttctgtttcttatgATCAGGCTACATTGTGCTTAAGTTGCGCTTGTGAGCTCCAGATCAcgcctttttttggggggggcagggggagagaggggaggggctgTAGGGACAGGGCGAGGTTTCAACGACGCAGAGAAACATCGGTGAAAGTCGGGACTCGGGTGTGCGATCGGTACATTGTGGAACCCGGGCGTTCTCTCGGGTGGAGATGTTGCACCAAgacctctgacctttcccccccctcGCTGACCCTGTGCTCTGCGTTGCAGCTGAAGCTGCCTCAAATTCAGAAGATCATGATGGAGTTTGAGAAGCAGTCGGAGATCATGGACATGAAGGAGGAGATGATGAACGACGCCATCGACGATGCCATGGGTGACGAGGATGACGAGGAGGAGAGGTGAgtgaagaacatacgaacataagaattaggaacaggagtaggccatctagcccctcgagcctgctccgccattcaacaagatcatggctgatctggccctggactcagctccacttaccctcccgctccccgtaacccttaattcccttattggttaaaaatctatctatctgtgatttgaatacattcaatgagctagcctcaactgcttccttgggcagagaattccacagattcacaaccctctgggagaagaaattccttctcaactcggttttaagttgtctcccccatattttgaggctgtgccccctagttctagtctccccgaccagtggaaacaacctctctgcctctatcttgtctatccctttcattattttaaatgtttctataagatcacccctcatcattcagaactccaacgagtaaagacccagtctactcaatctatcatcataaggtaaccccctcatctccggaatcagcctagtgaatcgtctctgtaccccctccaaagccagtatatccttccttaagtaaggtgaccaaaactgcacgcagtactccaggtgcggcctcaccaataccctgtacagttgcagcaggacctccctgcttttgtactccatccctctggcaATGAAGGCGGGAGGACAGGGCAACATtacagtttccccccccccccccacccccgttccccctcccttgaacattaggaacaggaagaggccattcggccccttcgagcctgttccaccattcaatcgaaTCACGACGGATCCTCGGGATTCCCTGTAAActgcacagcccccccccccccccggggaaccCGCGCCCCGCTCCTGGGGAGCCTGCGCACCCGGTTTACCGGCATTTCAGGGCAAAAACCGTGCGGCGGGGCATTCTGAAtggccttaaaggggccacgccagATGCATTACAAAGTTACAGGCAACATGGCCGATCACATCTTCAGCCTGCGCCCGGGTGCGCTCAGGTCCCGGGTTGTGCCGGACTCCTGGCTCTGCTTTGACCGCCTCCCAGGTGTGAGGGCCAATGTTCCGGCCATGGTGCGGCCCACGCAGTCGTCTGAACCCCCGCCGGCCGCTCACCGGCGGTTACGTTGTCAATACCGCGCGCCGATGTTGCCGCaagtttttgggggggggggtggtggtggcggGTGCGAGGTCCCTTTTAAGAAGCCGTGCGGCCCATTCACCTCGCCAGGCAATGGCGGTTTTTAACGTTCGAACGCCGTCGAGCCAGTTGCGCGGGGCCTGGAGATCGCCGCGCAGCGCAACGGGAACATTGCCGTGCATGCACAGAAATTTTAAGCAACCGCGCATTAAAAGAAACGGGCCACGCAGAGCTCCGCGCAGCCTGTGGGGAACATTGGTGGGGGGGGCGATTCACACAGGcgggatatttgcctttattaaccgaggcatagaatacaagagcagttgtataaaacactagtcaggccacagctggagtactgcgtgcagttctggtcaatacattacaggaaagatgtgattgcactggagagggtgcagagaagatttacgaggatggcccacaaccttctgacctagtggcgagtgtgctgcccacggcTGATATTCACGGTTGCATGCAGTCTACACCATCACAGTCTAAACATCCCTGTATTAGGGCTTCCGATAATACTTTTTTGGCGATTGCCATGCGCACTTTGGGTTCGTCACGAGAGCGGGTGCGCTGTGAATGTTTGTAAATGCCGGGAGGGAACGGGCTCCTTTGCAAAGATGATGGAAGGGAGCGGGCttttgggggctgggggggggggtggggaacagcCCCAAAGCTTCTGGTTCCAGAGTAATGCGCAGTACGCTTCTCCGCAGCTTTCGGTCGTTGACAGCAGTCACACTTTTTTTTTTTGGTTCTCCTCCCTGGCCTCaagcccccccctaccccccccccccccccccccagaaagggTTATCCCAACCTCAGCCGAGTGGCCTTCGGGGCCCTGGTCCGCTGACCCCTTCGCAGTTAGTATTAGCGAGGATAAAGCAGCTTCCGTCGGATGCAGTACTGACTCCGTTTTGTCTTTGCAGCGATGCGATCGTGTCGCAGGTACTGGATGAACTTGGCCTGAACCTGACTGACGAACTGTCCAGTAAGTGTCTCCACCAATCAGCAGCACCCCGTCCATGTGTAGGACGTGTCGGAATGCAAGTTAAGCCTTGCTCAGGTTTCGAGGGCTATCTGTTGACGCAGTGCTCTCCGGACAACGTGTCTAACCAGTGCGTGCTCTCCGGCCGACTGGCTATGTTTGCCTGTCTCCATGTGTTAATGGCGCCATCAATCGCACCTTTTGAGACTCGCTTAATTACTTGCCTGTTGGTGTGTGAAGCAGCACTGAATTCGGTGAAGGACTGATTAATGGCCACCCAGGGCCATCTGAtacaagagaaagaaagacttgcatttatagagcgcattgcacaacctcaagatgtcccaacgcactttacagccgAAGAAGATATTTTTGGGGTGTAGTCGCTGTTGTGCcacagaaaacgcagcagccaatttgtgcacagcaagctcccacaaacagcaataatgtcCAGATCATCTCTTATTTTTAGTGCAAACTATcgcccccatctccaatctccctttcctctcccaagtccttgaacgtgttgtcgcctcccgaaTCCGTgcgcatctttcccgcaactccgcgTTTGTCTTGTCTCCAATGGacggcccctccgacggtgcggcgctccctcagccctgcccctccgacagtgcggcgctccctcagccctgcccctccgacagcgcggcgctccctcagccctgcccctccgacagtgcggcgctccctcagccctgcccctccgacagcgcggcgctccctcagccctgcccctccgacagtgcggcgctccctcagccctgcccctccgacagtgcggcgctccctcagccctgcccctccgacagtgcggcgctccctcagccctgcccctccgacagtgcggcgctccctcagccctgccccgaagtatcagcctgggttatgtgctgaatccctggagtggggcttgaacccacgaccttggaggcgagagtgctgcccactgagccactgctgagtgCTGAGTGCGCCTGGTTGCCTGCGGTCGGCGTCACCAGCGGTCTGGAGCAGATTCAGACGATGCCAgcagtcccctgtcccagacagatttctcacccccctccctctttaTTCACAGACCTCCCAAGCACCGGAGCCTCGCTCAGCGTTGCAGCCGGGAAAAAGGCCGAGCCTGTGGTCCTGGAAGATGCTGACGCCGACTTGGAAAAACGTCTGAAAAATCTTCGTAAAGACTGAGGGaggcgaatctttttctcttctttttTTGTTTTGTGCTTTTTAAATTTTTAAAGTAGTGGGGAAATAATACAAGACCGTACGGAGAGATGGTGATTTAGTTATCTGTTTCCTTTTTTGTTGTTTAATGGAATGATTGGCGAATTATACGGCTGGCTCGGGAGTGAGAATGCGTGGAAATTCCTCTGTCCAATGGGCACAGCGCACCATGGCAGGAGGCACTAACCTAAAAAGGAGCAaagctgagcgagagagagaatctccTGTTGCCGGCAGAGAGAATCAGGAGCTTGTTAGCGGGCAGGTTTTATCCTGCCTCGTAGCTTTGCCTTCCTGCCCTGTATTAATACCCACCAcattgagagagcgagagcacggttTCTGGACAGCAAAATGTTGCTGTAAGGAAGGCGTTGAAAGCCCACTTGCGATGCTGGGTAAATCGGGAAGGCAgtgatgcttttttttttaatcctgcGTGGTGCGGAGAAGTTGCCCTCCCGCGAGGCACTGGATGAATGCCCAAAGCGGGGGAACCGGTATTCCTCTGATGCCCTTTGGAGATTGTGTCCCTGCAGAATTATTGCCCCACTCTCTAACCCTGCTTCACCCACTTGGTCTTGACTGCCCTGTGCGCTGACGCCACAGGGGATTGATTGGTGTTAAATAGAAGAGCGACTGACTGGCCACACACAAGGAAGAGCAAGAACCGATCCCGGGCTGTGTGTTAGATCCGGGGGTCCTGTGTTGCCTCGTCCGTGTTGCTCATTTATGCACGTCAAAAATGTTATTGTGAGGTGACTGAATTTGACAGCAGAATTAAAAAATCTCGTGCGCACTTCCTGTCTGCTTATTCCGTTGTAATGGAACTGCTGTGTAAACTTGTCACGGTGCAATCGCACCCTCCCTCCACAGCACCACCAGTGGTGGGATGGTATAATTACAACGTGACACGTTTACATAGAAAATTCACATTATAAAAGTGGATATCGGAATTAATGACAGTATGAGGATAAATTATATGACTTTAAATGTGGCCTGGTTATGTCTCCTGTATCCTGCTCTAATTATTACCCCCCACTCTAACCCCGCTTCACccacttggtcttgactccccaGTGCGCTGACACCACAGGGGATTGATTGGTGTTAATTAGAAGAGTGACTGACCGGCCATACACAAGGAAGAGTAAGAACCGATCCCGCGCTGTGCAGTTAGATCCGAGCGTCTTGTGTTGCCTCGTCCCGAAATGCCGTGTTGTCATTTGTGCCAGGCATACACTTCCCGGCCCCCCCCCCGTGTTCGTTCGTGACTTGCTTCAAACACGACGCCATCCCGAGGGTGCTCGCAGCCAATCTGGGTTTCCCCGGCCCTCGGCAGCCGAACGTCTCTGGGATCGGCGGGGCCGGTGGTGGGGGCAGCAGCAGCGATTAGCCGGGACACTGTGCGATCGGAAGGTGTGCAGGAGAGAAGTGGGGCCGGCACCAGCCTTGCCGTATCGAAGGTTCGCGCTCACCGGTGGCCCTTCCCACGCCACCTGATCTCCCGCGCTATGTCCCAGCGACACTGCATCGCGCTGTGTCTCATTCGTTCTCGAGCCTCGGCCAGTTTACCGTGAAAACACAGACCGGGGGTTTGGGATGGGCAGGGTGTAAAATGTACTAttttataagaacgtaagaaataggagcaggagtcggccatacggcccctcgagcctgctccgccattcaataagatcatggctgatccgatcatggactcagctccacttccccgcccgctccccataattccttattcccttatcgttttaagaaactgtctttcatCTAACTCTTACTATCCTGACACTAAAATGAACCGGTTTGGCGGAGGGCTGCTTGTTGTACCCCGGACGCTTGGCAATGGACCCCACACTGTGCACCGTACTGTGTTTTTGGAGAGCTCGGATTGTAAAGTATTAATGGGCGGTCGAGGGAGAGCGGCAGAGTGCTGCTGGGATCTGCACAGCAGAGCGCTTGACCGCGCCAGCTTCTGTGTCGGCCCAGACTGGCGGCACTGCGCCAGTAACCAGCGTCTCGACAACACGCCAGG
The DNA window shown above is from Pristiophorus japonicus isolate sPriJap1 chromosome 19, sPriJap1.hap1, whole genome shotgun sequence and carries:
- the chmp2a gene encoding charged multivesicular body protein 2a, which produces MNAIFGKRKTPEEMLRQNQRALNRAMRELDRERMKLEQQEKKIIADIKKMAKQGQMDAVKIMAKDLVRTRRYVKKFIMMKANIQAVSLKIQTLKSNNTMAQAMKGVTKAMATMNQQLKLPQIQKIMMEFEKQSEIMDMKEEMMNDAIDDAMGDEDDEEESDAIVSQVLDELGLNLTDELSNLPSTGASLSVAAGKKAEPVVLEDADADLEKRLKNLRKD